The nucleotide window CGTTCCCCGACGCGTGGACGCTGGCTGCCCGCCGCGCTACCCCGCGGAACAGGGATGGAGACGAGGTCCGTAGCGAAGGCGCGGACATCGTGATCCTGCCGGTGGTGCGCGTGGAACGGTATGAGGCGCGATTGCCGGGTCCGGTGCCCCGCAGCAACAACGGCCGGCGCGCCCGCTGAGCTAGTTTGAGAGCGTGCAGGTCGCGGCCTCGAGCTGGCGCCGCACGAATGCCCGTGTGCCTCGCTCGCGCACGAATGCCCGCACCGCGACGATGCCCTCCAGAGCGGGGGATTCGATCACAAGCCGGTCCGCGGCAGTGATTTCCTCATCCTCCGGCAAGGCCGCCTTCTGGCTCGCCGTCATGAGGTCGAGCTCGATCACCTTGCCCGCCGCCTGGTCGCTCAGCGCATAGAAGGCAAGGCCCTCCGCCGTATAGAAGGACACCGAGGTGTAGTCGGCCGTCGCCGGCACCCGCACCTTCAGCGGCGCTTCCGACAGATCGTAAAGGCACACCGCAGACACGAAGGCGGGGTCCATCATGGGCAGCACCTGCTCCTGGGGCGAGGG belongs to Xanthobacter autotrophicus Py2 and includes:
- a CDS encoding conserved hypothetical protein (KEGG: bbt:BBta_3054 hypothetical protein), with product MLLFVAFAVVLGAIAHIVSILAMPALAERNAYARLSERMDSNVLTLLPDPSPQEQVLPMMDPAFVSAVCLYDLSEAPLKVRVPATADYTSVSFYTAEGLAFYALSDQAAGKVIELDLMTASQKAALPEDEEITAADRLVIESPALEGIVAVRAFVRERGTRAFVRRQLEAATCTLSN